From the Calonectris borealis chromosome 12, bCalBor7.hap1.2, whole genome shotgun sequence genome, one window contains:
- the LOC142087007 gene encoding leukotriene B4 receptor 1-like: MSQAEENSIHSTWNIVRSVVCIILSLSFIIGTPGNCIVIWTVCTKMKQVSPSVLLILNLAIADVLVLITLPIWIYSFADSWVFGVIFCKILVFIIYCSMYASIFLITALSLERLMAVFYPFTIQRYKTKEKISLIMFLIWFLSIAFGISVIPFQETEETNGGLLCTCRNYSSNRQKVSYLLLETLAGFVIPFLIICTCYMCVARRISRMTYPSKQRSERLIASIVVAFILCWFPHHLFNILDIISIQIELSNEEMSLALDEIVGRGVYISGALVFISSCINPLLYAFAARRFQNHLRFAKISKLFEQMSQTVTEEDKKKSLVVTKQEDTLLSTENL; encoded by the coding sequence ATGAGTCAAGCTGAGGAAAACAGTATCCACTCGACATGGAATATTGTGAGGTCAGTAGTCTGCATAATACTGAGCCTGTCATTTATTATTGGGACTCCTGGAAATTGCATCGTCATCTGGACTGTTTGTACAAAAATGAAGCAAGTATCTCCTTCAGTTCTGCTGATCTTGAACCTGGCCATTGCAGATGTCCTTGTGCTGATTACTTTACCAATTTGGATTTACTCCTTTGCTGACTCATGGGTTTTTGGAGTCATCTTCTGCAAAATACTGGTTTTCATTATTTACTGCAGCATGTATGCTAGTATATTTCTAATTACAGCACTGAGCTTGGAGCGGTTAATGGCTGTGTTTTACCCTTTCACAATTCAAagatacaaaacaaaagaaaagatctCTTTAATCATGTTCCTCATTTGGTTCCTGTCTATTGCTTTTGGCATTTCTGTCATTCCATTTCAAGAAACAGAAGAAACGAATGGTGGACTACTATGCACATGTCGCAACTACTCTTCTAATAGACAGAAAGTGTCATATCTTTTGCTGGAGACTCTTGCAGGTTTTGTAAtcccttttttaattatttgcactTGTTACATGTGTGTTGCAAGAAGAATAAGCAGAATGACTTACCCATCTAAGCAGCGATCGGAACGGCTCATTGCCAGCATTGTGGTGGCATTCATTTTATGCTGGTTCCCTCATCACCTCTTTAACATCCTGGATATTATTTCAATTCAGATAGAACTCTCTAATGAGGAAATGTCTTTGGCACTGGATGAAATTGTAGGCAGAGGAGTGTACATCTCTGGAGCACTTGTATTCATCAGTAGCTGTATTAACCCTCTCCTTTATGCTTTTGCTGCACGAAGATTTCAGAATCACTTAAGATTTGCCAAGATATCAAAGCTGTTTGAACAGATGAGTCAGACTGTAACagaggaagacaagaaaaaaagtttggTTGTAACCAAACAAGAAGATACTTTACTAAGCACAGAAAATCTCTAA